A window of the Eulemur rufifrons isolate Redbay chromosome 6, OSU_ERuf_1, whole genome shotgun sequence genome harbors these coding sequences:
- the WT1 gene encoding Wilms tumor protein isoform X13, with translation MCAYPGCNKRYFKLSHLQMHSRKHTGEKPYQCDFKDCERRFSRSDQLKRHQRRHTGVKPFQCKTCQRKFSRSDHLKTHTRTHTGKTSEKPFSCRWPSCQKKFARSDELVRHHNMHQRNMTKLQLAL, from the exons ATGTGTGCTTACCCAGGCTGCAATAAGAGATATTTCAAGCTGTCCCACTTACAGATGCACAGCAGGAAGCACACTG GTGAGAAACCGTACCAGTGTGACTTCAAGGACTGTGAGCGAAGGTTTTCTCGTTCAGACCAGCTCAAAAGACACCAAAGGAGACACACAG GTGTGAAACCATTCCAGTGTAAAACTTGTCAGCGAAAGTTCTCCCGGTCCGACCACCTGAAGACCCACACCAGGACTCATACAGGTAAAACAA GTGAAAAGCCCTTCAGCTGCCGGTGGCCCAGTTGTCAGAAAAAGTTTGCCCGGTCGGATGAATTAGTCCGTCATCACAACATGCACCAGAGAAACATGACCAAACTCCAGCTGGCGCTTTGA